One part of the Prionailurus bengalensis isolate Pbe53 chromosome B2, Fcat_Pben_1.1_paternal_pri, whole genome shotgun sequence genome encodes these proteins:
- the SCML4 gene encoding sex comb on midleg-like protein 4 isoform X1 has product MNRYSMDPSASTFSHRGSLPTSSSLYCKRQNSGDGHLGGVLATTASGPRSSPMSSGGPLTPGLRPPGSSPKRNGTPLEGNRCASSPSPDGQDARRPRSRNPSTWTVEDVVWFVKDADPQALGPHVELFRKHEIDGNALLLLKSDMIMKYLGLKLGPALKLCYHIDKLKQAKF; this is encoded by the exons ATGAACCGCTACAGCATGGACCCCTCCGCCTCCACCTTTAGCCACAGGGGCTCCTTGCCCACCTCTTCCTCGCTGTACTGCAAGAGACAGAACTCTGGAGATGGCCACCTTGGGGGAGTCTTGGCCACCACTGCCAGTGGTCCCCGCTCCAGCCCCATGTCCTCTGGAGGCCCCTTGACACCTGGGCTGAGGCCCCCAGGCTCCAGCCCCAAGAGAAACGGGACCCCTCTTGAAGGAAACAGATGTG CCTCAAGCCCTTCCCCAGACGGACAGGATGCCAGGAGGCCCCGGAGCAGGAACCCCTCCACCTGGACTGTGGAGGATGTGGTCTGGTTCGTGAAAGACGCTGACCCGCAGGCTCTGGGGCCTCACGTGGAACTCTTCAGAAAGCAC GAGATTGATGGCAATGCTCTCTTGTTGCTGAAGAGTGATATGATCATGAAATACTTGGGTCTGAAGCTGGGCCCCGCGCTGAAACTGTGCTACCATATTGATAAACTGAAGCAAGCCAAATTCTGA